One stretch of Zingiber officinale cultivar Zhangliang chromosome 6B, Zo_v1.1, whole genome shotgun sequence DNA includes these proteins:
- the LOC121990466 gene encoding auxin-responsive protein SAUR40-like has protein sequence MAIGMTSLVRKLLVCGCGGGGAVRNFPEAETAAGLLPEGHIWVVVGTEGAAARRMEVEANYLNHRLMEDLLRLSVPEFGYSYGGALRVACDADFFLYLLDLLRSSDPAVHYMDLSDLMATFAGAGSRTEFFPTHRPLQRTIS, from the coding sequence ATGGCGATTGGGATGACGAGCCTGGTGAGGAAGCTGCTGGTTTGCggctgcggcggcggcggcgcggTGAGGAATTTCCCGGAGGCGGAGACGGCCGCCGGGCTGCTTCCGGAGGGGCACATCTGGGTCGTGGTGGGGACGGAGGGGGCGGCGGCGCGGCGGATGGAGGTGGAGGCGAACTACCTGAACCACCGGCTGATGGAGGACCTGCTCCGGCTGTCGGTGCCGGAGTTTGGGTACTCCTACGGCGGCGCGCTGCGCGTCGCCTGCGACGCCGACTTCTTCCTCTACCTCCTCGACCTGCTGCGGAGCAGCGACCCCGCCGTGCACTACATGGACCTGAGCGACCTCATGGCCACCTTCGCCGGCGCCGGCAGCAGAACAGAGTTCTTTCCAACTCATCGGCCGCTGCAGCGCACTATTAGCTAA